Sequence from the Amycolatopsis sp. NBC_00345 genome:
CGCCGCCCGCGCCGCGCTCGGCTGCGGAGGCGCGATGATCATGCCGGTGACGATGTCGCTGTTGCGGGAGCTGTTCCCGGAGCAGCGGCGCCGTCGCACGGCGATCGCGGTGTGCAGCGGCATCGCGGGCACCGGCTCGGTGTTCGGGCCGGTACTCGGCGGCGTGCTGGTCGAAACCTGGGGCTGGCGCTCGACGTTCCTGGTGAACCCGCCGGTCATCCTGGCCGCGGTGGTGCTCGCCCTCCGATGGCTGCCGCGGACCCCGCCGGTCCGGCGGCACTGGGACGGCGTCAGCGCGCTGCTCGCGGCGGGCGGGGTGCTCGGCATCGCGTTTGCCGTCGGGCAGACCCGGTTCGACGGTGTGCTCGCGGTGCTGGGCCCGGCCGCGGGAGTGGCCGGTTGTGTCCTCATCGGACTGTTCCTGCGCCGTCAGCGCCGGACCGACCCGCCGTTGCTGGACCTGGCGCTGTTCCGGCAGCCGGGAGTGCCGGGCGCGGTCGGCGGGGTGCTGCTGGTGATGAGCGCGCTGGTCGGGCTCGGACTGCTGTTCGCGCAGTACCTGCAGCTGGTACTCGGCCTTTCCCCGACGGCGGCGGCGACGCGGCTGCTGCTGGTGCTCGGCGCGTCGGCCGTGGGCAGCGTGGTGGCCCCGGCGCTGCTGGAGCGGTTCGGCAACAGCCGGGTCCGCGCGACGGGGTTCGCGCTCGCGGCGGTGGCGTTGCTGGCCCCGGCGGCCGGACCGGTCGCGCTGACCTCGCCGGGGTTGCTGGGCGTCGCGTTGGCGGGGCTGGGATTCGGCATGGCCCTGGCGTTGACGTCAAGCACGGACACCCTGCTCTCGGCGACGTCGGCCGAGCAGGCGGGCGGCGCGGCCGCGGTGGAGAAGACCGGTTACGAGCTGGGCGCGGGCTTCGGGACGACGTTGTTCGGCTCGCTGGCCGCCGCGGTGTACGCGGCGCACCTGTCGACGCCGGACGGGCTGCCGGAAACGGCACGGCAGCTGGCCGCGGCGGGCCCGGCCCAGGCGGAAGCGGCGGCTTCGGGCCTGGCCGGGCCGGTCGCCGGCGAACTGCTCACCGCGGCCCGCGCCGCGTGCACGGCGGGGCTGCAGGTCTCGGCCGGAGTCGCATGTGGACTGTTCACGCTCGCGGCACTGACCGCGTTCGGCCGCAAGAAGGGCCGCAAGAAGGTCAGTGCGGGAAGACACGCCGGGGCCGGTGGATGACGGTGTCGCGGTGGGCTTCGATGGTGAGCATCACGTCGATCATCGTCTCGGTGTCCGCGAGTTGCGCCAGGTAGCCGACGGACGCGGCGAGCGCGGGCAGGTCGACGGCGAAGTACAGGCCCATCAACGGGTTCACGAACAGCTCGCTGCCCTCGGTGCGCGTGGTGAAGGGCACGTTCCCGAACTCGCCCCGCAGCGACGCCGCGATCTGGCCGTTCACGATGCTCGGCCGCATCGGCGTGGCGGCCTGCGCGTGGGCGACGGCCTCGACGTACGACCGCGCTTCGGGCGAGGCCGACGGGATCGACAGCGCGCCGAGGTACCCGCCGGCCCGGTCGAGCGCGGCCAGGTTCTCCAGGACGTGCGCGTGGCAAACGCCGTGGTAGGCGTCGATGCCGAAGCCGAGGCAGACCACCAGCCGGTCCACGTCCTCGATGCCGGACACCGCGGCGAGGCTGGTCATGTCCTCTTCGGGGGTGCCGAGGCCGGCCTCGTCGCCGCGCATCAGGATGTCGGTACCGCCGTCCACCAGCACGATCGCGTCGACGCCCAGGTGCCGCACCAGCGCGCGGTACGCCTCGCGCAGCGGCCGGGCGCCGGTGCGCGGGAACGCGTGCACGGTCGAAGGCCGGCCCTGGCTGTCCAGCCACCGCGCCAGCGTGCGCTCGGGGAAGTAGTCCTCGCTGCCCACGCTGTCCGGCCCCGCGCGCGCAACGCGAAGGCCAGCGGCAGCCCGGCGTGGACGTCGAAGCCACCGCCCGCCCCGGCGATGAGCACGGACGACGCGGGTCTCAGGCGGGTGAACAGCGGAGGAACACGGTGCGCTCACTCGTTGTGCAGCACCTCGGCGATCGTCGTCCGGGCCGCGGACCTGGCGGGGACCAGGGCGCCGAGCACGGCGATGGCGATCCCGGCCAGTGCGAGCAGGACGAGCAGCGGCGGGCGGTACACGTCCGTCACGACGGCGAGAGTGTCGGACTGGCTCGCCGCCATCATGGCCGGGGCGATCAGCTGGTGCGCCACGACGCCGAGGGGCAGCCCGAGCAGCCCGCCCACCACGCCGAGCGCGCCCATGGACGTCACCATCATCACCGTGACCTGGCGTGGTGTCATCCCGATCGACTTGAGCGTGCCCAGGTCACGGCGGCGTTCGCGGGCGTTGAGGACCACGGTGTTGAAGACGCCGAGCGCCGCGACGACGCCGAGCACCAGCGTCAGCAGGGTCGCGGCACTGATCAGGACCGTGGCCTGGGACGAGCTGTTGTCGCGCGGTGGAGCGAGCTGCAGCCCCGGGTCGCCGGCCGTCACGGCGTTCAGGTACGCCTGCTGGTCGGTGCCGGGGGCCAGCTGGACCTGGTAGCCGTCGGCGCGGGTGCCCGGCGCCAGCTGCCCGAGCGTCGCCCAGCCGGCGAAGATCTGGAAGGCGTTGTTGGCCAGCACGAGCCCGACGATCCGCACCGGCGCGCGGTGGCCGCCCAGCTCCAGCGTGACGGTGTCGCCGATCGCCAGGCCGCGCTGGTTCAGGAACCGGGACGGGACCGCCACCTGGCCGGGTCCGTCCGGCCAGTGTCCACTGAGGACTTGTGGGCCGAGGTCCGCGCCGTCGCCGCGGTAGAAGACGACGGTGGCCGCCGGTCCGCCGGTCACGCCGGCCTCCTGCCGGGACGTCGCCGCGACGTGGACCGCGCCCGGTGTCGAGCGCAGCAGGGCCTCGTCCTGCGCGTCGCCCAGCTTCGGTGGGCGCGGCCGCGATTGCCTTGGTGGCAGGGGCTCACTGGACGTCCCCGCCATCAGCCCGACCCGGTCGGAGTAGGACGGGGCGACCGCGTTTCGGTACGCGGTAACGGAAAGCGTCACGCCGCTCGCGAGGGTCACGGTCACGACGCCGAGGACGATGGCGGCCAGGGTCAGCGCGGTCCGGGCCGGGCGCGCGAGCGGCACGCCGAGGCCGAGGCTGACCGAGCGCGGCAGCCGCGTGCCGCTGAGCCACCGCTGGACCACGAGCGCGCGGCCGGCCCGGGGCGCGGCGCCGACGCTGATCGCGCGTGCGGCGGGCAGCCGGCGGGCCCGCAGCGCCGAGACGAGCGCGGCGAGCACCACCACCATCGGCATGCCCACCAGCGCGAGGGCGTCCACCCAAAGGGCGACACCGACGTCGGTCACGCCGAAGCCCTGGAACGCGTCGGCCAGCAGCGGCCCCGCGACGAGGTTGCCGGCGACCGTGCCCAGCACGCAGCCGAACGCGGACGGAACGGCGACCATCACCAGGTAGACCGCCATCACCTGGTTCGGGGTGAAGCCGAGGGCCTTGAGCATCCCGATGTTCCGGACTCCCGCCACGACCGCCCCGCTGATCACGTTGGCGACGATCAGGACCGACACCGCCAGGCCGAGGATCCCGAAGACGACCAGGAACGGGATGTACACCCCGGACTCGGAGCCGGCCGCCTCCCGCAGGGCGAGGTACGACGCCGAGCCGAGCGTCGCCTTCGGGGGCAGCCCGGCCGTCACCACGGCCTGGTCCGCCCGGAGCTCGTCGGCGGTTGCGGCGCTGGTGAAGCGGTACAGCATCTGGGTGGCGGTCGGCCCCAGCTCCGTCAGCTGGGCGGGGCTGACCCAGGCGTCGGCGGACGCGCTCACGGAGAAGGCGAAACCGACGACGGTGAGCGCTGGGTGCCCGGGGGACTCCACGCGGGAACCCAGCTGCCTGGGCCCGAGTTCGCCGGGCGGCTGGTTCAGCACGATCTCGCCGGAGCCGGTGGCCCAGCGCCCCTGCCAGACGGTCAGCCGGTCCACCGCACCGCCGGGGTCCGCGCGCCCGACCGTGGTCAGGCTGGGCCCGCGGAACCCGTTTTCCTCGTCCACCGCTTGGAGCCGCGTCTGGCCGAACGGCCCGGCCGCTGCCTCGACCCCGGGCCGGACGGCGGTCTGGGCGAGCCGGTCGTCCGGCACCACCGCGTTGTCGTACGTCACGATCAGGTGCGCGCCGTTCTGCTGGGCGTGGGCCCGGTCGAACGGGGCCGACGCCGTCGTCAGCAATCCCAGCGCCAGCACCATCGTCGCCGTGGAAACCAGGACCACGATGCCGATCACGATCGTCTGGAGCCGGCGCCGCCGCACCGCCGCCCGCGCGACCCGCCACACCGCGTTCACGGTGTCCGCCCCAGCGTGCTCTCGCGCGCGACGCGGCCGTCGACGACTTCGACCAGGCGGGTCGCGCAATGGGTGGCGAGCCGTTCGTCGTGCGTCACCAATAGGAGCGTCTGGCCGATCTGGTTGAGGTCGAGCAGGAGGTCCATCACCTGCTCGCCGGACCGGCTGTCCAGCGCCCCCGTCGGCTCGTCGGCCAGCAGCAGGGCGGGCCGGTTCATCAGCGCCCGCGCGACCGCGACGCGCTGCCGTTCCCCACCGCTGAGCTGGGCCGGGTAGATGTTCCGCCGCCCGGCGATGCCGAGCTCGCCGAGCAGTTCCAGCGCGCGTTTGCGGGCCGGCGCGGCGGGTGTCCCGGTCAGCTGGGCGGCCAGCGCCACGTTGTCCAGCGCCGGAAGGTCGTCGAGCAGGTTGAAGAACTGGAAGATCATGCCGATCCGGCGGCGGCGGAACAGCGCGAGACCGGTTTCGTTCAGCTTCCCCAGGTCTTCGCCGTGCACGACCACGGACCCGGACGTCGGCCGGTCCAGCCCGGCCACCACGTTCAGCAGGGTGGACTTCCCGCTGCCCGACGGCCCCATCACCGCGACCGCCTCGCCGGCGTGGATCTTCAGCGACAGCCCGTCCAGCGCGGCCGAGTCGCTGTACTCCTTCCGCACGGCGGTCAGCTCGACGACCACCTGCGCCCTGCTGTTTTCCTGGCTCACAGTGCGCCATCCTGAGGCATCGGCGGCGGGGCGGGCATCAACCCGCGGGGGTAACCGCGCGGCCGGGGTCATCCCCGGGATGTACGCGCTGGCCCCGCTGGATGATGCGAAGTCCTTGACGGCCTGGGACAGTGAAACCGTGTGGGAGCCCGGGGTGATCTGGCCGGTCGTCGCGGCGCTGGCCGCGGTGGTGGCGCTGGTGTTCGCGGTCCGCGCCGGCCGGGCCCGCCGCGCGTTCGCCAAGGCGCTGGAGGAACGCGGCTGGCTGCTGGAGCGTGAGCGGGAAAGCGCGGCGCAGGGCGCGGTCGGCGCCGAGCGGGCCCGGATCGCCCGGGAACTGCACGACATCGTCAGCCACAACGTCAGCCTCATGGTGGTCCAGGCCGGGGCCGCCCGCCGGGTGCTGGACGCGGAGCCCGGCCAGGCCGCCGAAGCGCTGCTGGCCGTCGAGGCCGCCGGCCGGGACACGATGACCGAACTGCGGCACCTGCTCGGTGTGCTCGCCCCGCCGGCCGACGGCGGGGAACCGGGCGAGCTGTCCCCGCAGCCCAGCCTGAGCCGGCTCAGCCCGCTGGTCGACCGGATCGCGTTCGCCGGGCTGCCGGTGGAGGTGCGTATCTCCGGCGAGCCGCGGCCGCTGCCGTCCGGAGTGGACCTGACGGCGTACCGGATCATCCAGGAGGCGCTGACCAACGCGCTCAAACACGGCGACGGGTCGAAGGCCGAGGTGCTGGTCCGCTACACCGACCACTACCTGCGCGTGGAGGTGCTCAACAGCGGCCCCAGTGTGCTTTCCGGCGATCGCCCCGCTCCGGCCGAGCCGCAGGACGGCCGCGGTCTGCTCGGGCTGCGGCAGCGCGTGCGGGTCTTCGGCGGCGACCTGGACGCCCGGCGGCGGCTCGGCGGCGGGTTCCGGGTCCGCGCCCGGATCCCGCTGGAACACCCGTGACCGCCGCCGCGCCCCGGGTGGTCATCGCCGACGACCAGGCGCTCGTGCGCACCGGCTTCCGGATGATCCTCGCTTCGGGCGGGATCGACGTCGTCGGCGAGGCGGCCGACGGGGCCGAGGCCGTGTCGATGGACCGCGCGCTGCGACCGGACGTCGTCCTGATGGACGTCCGCATGCCGAACGTCGACGGCCTGGAGGCCACGCGGCGGATCCTCGCGCAGTCACCCGCCTGCCGCGTGCTGATGCTGACCACCTTCGACCTCGACCGTTACGTGTACGCCGCTCTCGCCGTCGGTGCCAGCGGCTTCCTGCTGAAGGACGTGACCCCGGAACACCTCGTCGCGGCGGTGCGGCTGGTCAACACCGGCGACGCCCTGCTCGCCCCGTCGATCACCCGGCGGCTGGTCGAGCGTTTCGCGTCCGGTCCCGTGGCGGCGCCGGCCGTCCACCGGGACCTCACCGCGCTGACGCCCCGGGAGCTGGAAGTCCTGACGCTGCTGGGCCGGGGCCGGTCGAACGCCGAGCTGGCCACGACGCTGACCCTCAGCGAGGCGACGGTCAAGACGCACGTGGCGCGCATCTTCGCCAAGCTGGCCCTCCGCGACCGTGCGCAAGCCGTTGTCCTCGCTTACGAAACCGGCCTCGTCGCCCCCGGAGACGGCGTGTGAACTGGCTCAGCCGACCATCTCGGCGTCGAGGGTGATGCCGTTCTTCGCCCGTTCCACCGATTCCTCGGCGGCCGGGCCACCCGGATTCTCCGTTGCCAGCGCTTGGTTCAGCTCGACGAACGGGCGCAGACGCCGCTCGTAGGCGGCGAAGGCCGCGGTGTGGTCCACGCCGGGGCGGCCGAGTTCGTCGGCCAGCACGTAGGCGCCGACGAGCGCGAGGCTGGTGCCCTGGCCCGAAAGCGCGGACGCGCAGTAGCCCGCGTCGCCGACGAGCGCGACGCGGCCGTTGGTCCAGTGGTCCATGTGGATCTGGGCCATGGCGTCGAAGTAGAAGTTCGGGGCGTCGGCCATCGCGGCGAGCAGCTTCGGCACCTCCCAGCCGGCGCCGGCCAGCCGTTCGGCGACGATTTCCTTCTGCTGCAAGGTGTTCCGGTAGTCGTAGGTCAGCGGCTCGGCCATGAAGCCGAGCGTGACCCGCAGCTCGGTGTTGTCGCGCACCGGGTAGGCGACACCGCCGGCGCGGGCGTCTTCGTCGCGGAACCACACCTGCCAATTGTCCAGGCCCAGGAGGTTCGGCGTCGGGAAGATCGCCAGGTACTGGCCCAGGTGCGTGGTGAACCCCGCCTCCGGCCCGAAGGCGAGGCGCCGCACGGCCGAGTGGACGCCGTCCGCGCCGATGACGAGATCGAAGGTGCGGAAGCCGCCGCGTTCGAACTCCACGCGCACGCTGTGTTCTTCCTGGTGCAGCGCGGTGATCGAGTCGTCGAACACGTACTCGACGCTGTCCTTCGTGGCTTCGTGCAGCATCGCGATCAGGTCGTCGCGCAGCAGTTCGACGTCCTCGCTGTCGAGCCGTCCGCTGGTGTAAGCGAAGTCCTCGGAGCGGAACAGCTCGGTGCCTGAACCGTCCATCATGGACATTCCCTTCATCCGGGTGCGCGCGGCCCGCACCGGCTCGCCCAGGCCCATCCGGTCCACCACGTCGAGCGCGACGCCGCGGACGTCGACGGCCTGGCCGCCCTCGCGCGGAGCCGCCGTCCGCTCCACCACGGTCACCCTGAAGCCCCGGTGACGCAGGCAGTGGGCCAGTGCCGGGCCGGCGATGCCGGCTCCGGAGATCAGGACGTCGCGCATGGTTTCCTCCAGTTTCGGACGCTATCTGCGTACACTCGACACAGTGGCATCGAGCTGGTTGGTACGCCAAAACTGACCTAGCACAGTGGGTACCCTGTACTAGTACAGATAGGAGACGGGTGTGACAGCCGAGCCGCGGTACCTGACCATCGCCGCCGAACTCCGGCGCCGGATCTCCGACGGGGAGCTGGTCCCGGGCGCGAAGGCGCCGTCGACCCGTGGGCTCGCCGCCGAGCACGGAGTCGCGACGGCGACCGCGGCGAAGGCGCTGGGTGTGCTCGTCCAAGAGGGGCTGCTCCGCGCCGAACCGCGCTCGGGCACCGTCGTCGCCGGTGGGCTGGGGGAGAAGCCCGCCCGCCGGCCCGCGCCGCGCGGCCGTTCGGAGGAGCTGACCCGCGGCCGGATCGTCCGGGCCGCGCTCGACATCGCCGACCACGAAGGGCTGGCGGTGCTGTCGATGCGCGGCGTCGCGGCCCGGCTCGGCGTCGCGCCGATGTCGCCGTACCGCCACGTCGCGAGCAAGGACGAGTTGGTCGTCCTGATGGCCGATGCGGCGTACGGCGAGCGTGGTTACCCGGCGCGGCCGCCGTCCGGCTGGCGGGCGCGGCTGGAACTGGGCGGGCGGACGTTGTGGTCGCTGTACCGGCGGCACCCGTGGCTCGCCCAGCTCGCGCCGGTCACCCGGCCGATGCCGCTGCCGAACCTGGCCGTGCACGCGGAATGGGTACTGTCCGCATTGGACGAATTCGGCCTCGACGCGGCGCAGCTGTGCGATCTGCACGTGCTGCTCTTCAGTTTCGTGCAGGGCATCGCGATCCACCTCGAACGCGAGCAGCAGGCGCTCGGCAGCTCCGGGCTGTCCGAGGACGACTGGATGGCCACCCAGGAACCGGCCCTCTCGGCGATCATCGGCTCCGGCCGTTACCCGGTGTTCGGCCGGATGCTCGCCACGCTGTCCACCGAGGGGTACGACCTCGTCCTGGACGAGGTGTTCGAACTCGGCCTGCGTTCCCTCCTGGACGGCCTAGCGCTGCGTCTCGAAGGCCGCTGACGTCGCCCGTTGGGGTGTCCTCCCGCGTGTCCGGCCCGGCGGACGGCGCCGGGACCGACACACTCTTCGCGGTGATGAACACGTCGATGGACGATGCCGGCCGCTGCCTGCTCTCGGTGGCCTGGAACATCCGGAGCAGCTTCTCCCGCGACGCGCCGCACAGCGTGGTCGATCGTCAGGAGCGGATCCGCGAGAACCTCCGCGACGTCTGCCGCTCGGCCGGCCACGGTGCCTGCGACTGGGCGGGCCGGCACGGTCCGGGCACCGAGGCCGACTACGTGCCGTTCCTGCGGCTGGCCGACCTCGCCTACGAGATCGACACGCTGCTGGCGCTCGTGGGCCGGTCGCTGGTCCCCGACCACGAGCGGGAAGCCCGCCGCTGGGCGGAGATCGACGTGCTGGTCACGCGCGCGGACGTGCTCGCGGAGGGCACGGCCGTCTTCCTGCGCGAGCCTGTGGCCGTGCCCTGCTGAGTCTCAGCGCTCACTGCTCACCGCTCGCGGCGCAGGGCGATGACGTTGTCGGTCACCTCGGCGACCTGGCCGTCCGGGCCGGTGGCGGTGCGACGGGGCGCGTCGAGCCGCTCGGCGTGCCAGCCCGGCCCGAGGTCCAGCTCGTCGGCGGTCTCCTGCGGGGTGGGGAAAACCTGGTCGCGGTTCCAGGACCACGGCGCGGCCGACCCGTGGTCGACGACGAGCAGCAGCCCGCCGGGGACAACCGCCTCGGCCGCCCGGCGCAGGACCCGCTCGCGCGGGAACTCCACCGGGCTGTGGAAGTAACTGGCGGACACCAGGTCGAACGCGCCTTCCGGGAAACTGCGGGAAAGATCGTGACAGGCCACGGTGAGCCGCTCGGTCACCCCGTCGGCCTCAGCCGCTTCGGCGATCCGCGCCAGCGCCGTCTCCGACACGTCGACAGCCGTGACGCGCCAGCCCCGCGCGGCGAGCCACCGCGCGTCGCCACCGTGGCCGCAGCCCAGATCCAACGCCGTGCCCGACTCGGGGCACAACGCGGGGACGACGTCGGCGAAGACCGCGTTGGGCCGGGTGCCCCAGCTGGGATCCGTGTTCTGGTAGCGATTTTCCCAGAACTGCGTGCTTTCGGTGGTCATCGAGGTCCTTCCTCCGGAGCGGGCGGTGCGGGCTCCACAGTCGGCGGACCCGGGGCCGGAGCGCAAGGAAATTTGCCATTCCGGCAACCCGACTACGGGTGAAGCGCGTTTCCGGGGATGCTCCTGTACTCGGCCGGGTGGCCATGTGGTAATGGAGCCGGCGAGCGCCGCGAACGGCGGCCAACGCTCCATAGTGGACAATTTCCGCGATGTTTCGGTTATCTGCGGGTGATCACCCAAGTCGCGTTTTTCGGAGGATTTCGCGGAGCCCGCCGGAGGTTGCGGCCGTAGCGGTCACATCACGGTGAGTGCGTGAATTTCCCGCATCGCAGGATCACCCCTCAGAGTGGACGGCGCGGAGATCCTCCAGTCGGGCCCGGGTTTCAGTGGCTCAGAGTAGGGAAATCCCGGCGGAGCCGCCGCGTTACATCACTCTTTAGTGGTGAAATTGCGGAAAACGTGGTCACTGTGGAGGCTGGTTCGACGCACCGCGTTGCCGATCTTGTTTTGTTATTCCTGGGGCCCTTGATAGCGTCGCGGTCTCGCCGGTGATCGACAGTTACGTCTGGTCACGCGCGGATTCGGGGATCCGCCGGTGGGATCCATTCTTGATGTTCGGAAGGACAATTCATGCGCTCTGCCCTGCTGCGCGGACGGACCTTCGTGGTCGCTGCTCCGGCGCTGGCCCTGCTCGCCACCGCCGCCCCTTCGGCGGTCGCCGCCGACTCGCCGGCCGGGTCGGCGTACGGGGCCTCCGCCTCGGTCTCCCTGCTTGCGGGAGTGCTGGGGGACAAGGGAATCTCCGTGGAGACGGGCAAGCTCGCGCCGTCCAGCACCGACGGGCCCACCTCGGCCTCGGTCGTGGACGTGCCGCTGAAGGGCCTGGTCACCGCCAAGGCCGTCACCAGCTCCGCGAAGCAGGACGGCGACAGCGGGCCGGTGCAGTCCAAGGCCGCCATCGTCGACGCCACGCTGCCGGTGCTGGCGCCGCTCGCGGGCAGCACGCCCAAGGCCAGCGTGATCAGCTCCGAGTGCAAGTCGACCTCCGACGGCATCACCGCGTCGTCCGACATCGCGAACCTCGACCTCGGCCGGATCGGCAAGCTGCCGGTCGGCACGGGCCCGAACCAGAAGATCGGCGTGCCCGGGGTCCTGCAGGTGATCGTGAACGAGCAGGTCAAGCACGCCGACGGCAGCCTCACCGTGAACGCGCTGCACGTGAAGCTCCTGGGCGGCAAGACGCTCGGCGCGCTGGGCAGCGGCGACATCGTGCTCGCGTCGTCCACCTGCGGCAAGGTCGCGCCGGCCGTGGTCACCACCCCGACCGCGCCCGCGAAGCCGCCGGCCCAGGGACCGGGCCAGGTCACCGTCGTGCCCGCGGGCGCGCCGGAGACCGGTGACGGCACCCTGGCCGCGGTGACCGAGCAGTGACCCGTTCCCGGTTCGGGCTCTTCGCCCTGCTGCTCGCGCTCGTCGCGAACTTCGCGCTGATCGGCTGCGGTTCGCCGGCGCCGGCGCAGCAGGCACCCGCGGCCGCCGCCCCGGCCGTCGGGCTGTCGCGCTCGGTCCCGGTGTCGGTCGACGTGCCGAGCATCGACGCGCACTCCTCGCTGGTGCCGCTCGGCCTCAACCAGGACAAGACGGTGCAGGTGCCGCCGGTCGACCAGCCGCTGCAGGCGGGCTGGTACTCCTACGGCCCGACGCCCGGCCAGGTCGGCCCCGCCGTGGTGCTCGGGCACATCGACGGCAACCACCAGAAGGGCATCTTCTGGCGGCTGCACGAGGTGAAGAAGGGCGACCAGATCGTGGTCGGCCGGCAGGATGGGTCGAAGGCCACCTTCACCGTGAGCAAAGTGGACCAGATCGCGAAGCAGTCGTTCCCCACCGAAGCCGTGTACGGGAACACCACCGCGCCGGAGATCCGGCTGATCACCTGCGGCGGCGCGTTCGACGCTTCGGCCCACAGCTATCTCGACAACATCATCGTCTACGGCTCGCTCGACACCTGAGCCGTTGCCCGCGAAAGGGGCTCTGACGTCCGCTCTCCCCGGCGGCCGTCAGGGCCCCTTTCCCTGTTTCGCTCAACCCGTGACCAGGGCCAGCCCCGCCGCGGTGAGCACGGCCGGCATCCGCCGCCCGGGCCGGACCGGCCGTGCGGAGCGGACGAATCCGCCGTGGGCCAGCGCGTGCGCGGCGTACTGGTCGCAGCACGGGAGCCCGTCGACGAACAGGTCCGGCTCGGCCCCGTAGCCGATCTCGCCGCGCCCGGCGGCGACGGCCCGGAGCATCGCGATCCCGCGGCCGCTGACGGTGGTTTCCATGGCTGCCTCCCTGGCGGCTCCGCTCGATCTCCCTGCTGATGCGTCGAAGGAGGGGCGGGCGTTTCGACAGGGATTCGGAGCCCGGACCTAATCTGGCGGGAGAAGCCGCGACGAAGGGACTCACCCGATGCTGATCGACGACCTCGTAGCCGTACTCCCCGGGGACCGGATCGTGCGGGACCCCGACGTGTTGCGCAGCTTCGCCCACGACGAGGCGGAGTGGGCGCCGTACGCGCAGCCCGCCGTGGTCGTGCGGCCGCGGACGGCGGACGAGGTGCAGACGACCGTGCGGCACTGCGTCAAACACGGAACGCCGCTGGTCACGCGCGGCGCGGGCACCGGGCTGTCCGGCGGCGCGAACGCCGTCGAGGGCTGCGTGGTGCTGGTGATGGACCGGATGACGGCGATCCTCGAGATCGACCCGGTCGAGCGGCTGGCCGTCGTCGAGCCCGGCGTGGTGAACGACGACCTGCGCGCGGCCTGCGCCGCCCAGGGCCTCTGGTACCCGCCGGACCCGGCCAGCTCACCGTGGTCGACCATCGGCGGCAACGTGGCCACCAACGCGGGCGGCGTCTGCTGCGTGAAGTACGGCGTGACCC
This genomic interval carries:
- a CDS encoding class F sortase, which codes for MTRSRFGLFALLLALVANFALIGCGSPAPAQQAPAAAAPAVGLSRSVPVSVDVPSIDAHSSLVPLGLNQDKTVQVPPVDQPLQAGWYSYGPTPGQVGPAVVLGHIDGNHQKGIFWRLHEVKKGDQIVVGRQDGSKATFTVSKVDQIAKQSFPTEAVYGNTTAPEIRLITCGGAFDASAHSYLDNIIVYGSLDT
- a CDS encoding class I SAM-dependent methyltransferase, whose protein sequence is MTTESTQFWENRYQNTDPSWGTRPNAVFADVVPALCPESGTALDLGCGHGGDARWLAARGWRVTAVDVSETALARIAEAAEADGVTERLTVACHDLSRSFPEGAFDLVSASYFHSPVEFPRERVLRRAAEAVVPGGLLLVVDHGSAAPWSWNRDQVFPTPQETADELDLGPGWHAERLDAPRRTATGPDGQVAEVTDNVIALRRER
- a CDS encoding TetR/AcrR family transcriptional regulator — protein: MTAEPRYLTIAAELRRRISDGELVPGAKAPSTRGLAAEHGVATATAAKALGVLVQEGLLRAEPRSGTVVAGGLGEKPARRPAPRGRSEELTRGRIVRAALDIADHEGLAVLSMRGVAARLGVAPMSPYRHVASKDELVVLMADAAYGERGYPARPPSGWRARLELGGRTLWSLYRRHPWLAQLAPVTRPMPLPNLAVHAEWVLSALDEFGLDAAQLCDLHVLLFSFVQGIAIHLEREQQALGSSGLSEDDWMATQEPALSAIIGSGRYPVFGRMLATLSTEGYDLVLDEVFELGLRSLLDGLALRLEGR
- a CDS encoding choice-of-anchor P family protein; this encodes MRSALLRGRTFVVAAPALALLATAAPSAVAADSPAGSAYGASASVSLLAGVLGDKGISVETGKLAPSSTDGPTSASVVDVPLKGLVTAKAVTSSAKQDGDSGPVQSKAAIVDATLPVLAPLAGSTPKASVISSECKSTSDGITASSDIANLDLGRIGKLPVGTGPNQKIGVPGVLQVIVNEQVKHADGSLTVNALHVKLLGGKTLGALGSGDIVLASSTCGKVAPAVVTTPTAPAKPPAQGPGQVTVVPAGAPETGDGTLAAVTEQ